The following are encoded in a window of Armatimonadota bacterium genomic DNA:
- a CDS encoding NAD-dependent epimerase/dehydratase family protein, which yields MSPVLVTGTAGFIGYHLTRALLQDGETVVGLDSVNDYYSVQLKRDRLANLRGIGDLHMVEANLADRAAVQQLFDRYRPRVVVNLAAQAGVRHSLTNPHVYVESNVTGFMNILESCRYTHVEHLVYASSSSVYGANQQIPFSVLGPVDHPISIYAATKRANELMAHTYSHLYGLPTSGLRFFSVYGPWGRPDMALFMFTRSILAGEPIEVFNNGELRRDFTYIDDIVSGIRGVMAHIPVATDDPNSLTRPDQGTAPYRVYNIGNNTPVQLMDFIRVLEETLGRDAEKVFLPMQVGDVQETFADIDSLTDATGFVPTTTIETGIPRFVSWYRDYYEV from the coding sequence ATGAGTCCCGTTCTTGTGACCGGCACGGCCGGGTTCATTGGGTACCACCTAACTCGCGCGTTGCTGCAGGATGGCGAAACCGTAGTCGGCTTGGACAGCGTCAACGACTACTATTCCGTTCAGCTGAAGCGGGATCGGCTCGCCAATCTCCGTGGCATCGGCGATTTGCACATGGTGGAAGCCAACCTGGCTGACCGGGCAGCGGTGCAGCAGCTGTTCGACCGTTATCGACCGCGGGTCGTGGTGAACCTGGCTGCACAGGCCGGCGTCCGTCACTCGCTCACAAATCCACACGTGTACGTTGAGAGTAACGTAACCGGGTTTATGAACATTCTGGAGAGTTGCCGCTACACCCATGTGGAGCACCTGGTGTACGCATCGTCCAGCTCCGTATATGGCGCCAACCAGCAGATTCCGTTCTCGGTGCTGGGACCGGTGGATCACCCGATCAGCATCTACGCAGCCACCAAACGGGCCAATGAACTGATGGCCCACACGTACAGCCACCTGTACGGGCTGCCAACCAGCGGCCTCCGTTTCTTTTCTGTATACGGGCCGTGGGGAAGGCCGGACATGGCTTTATTCATGTTCACCAGGTCGATCCTTGCGGGAGAACCTATCGAGGTATTCAACAATGGTGAATTACGGCGCGACTTCACGTACATCGATGACATTGTGAGCGGTATCCGCGGTGTAATGGCGCACATTCCGGTCGCCACCGACGACCCGAATTCGCTAACTCGCCCGGATCAGGGTACAGCCCCGTACCGCGTCTACAATATCGGCAATAACACGCCCGTGCAGCTTATGGATTTCATCCGCGTGCTCGAAGAAACGCTCGGACGCGATGCCGAGAAAGTCTTTCTCCCGATGCAGGTTGGTGACGTCCAGGAGACTTTTGCCGACATCGATTCTCTCACCGACGCAACCGGATTCGTTCCAACCACCACCATCGAAACCGGCATTCCACGCTTCGTTTCGTGGTATCGCGACTACTACGAGGTCTAG
- a CDS encoding sugar transferase, giving the protein MKRAFDVVLSAFGIALVSPILLIAAIAVRRSSPGPIFFRQDRVGLRGELFKVYKFRSMTVNDAAGPAAYAGEARVTAAGRIIRRTKIDELPQLFNVFRGEMSLVGPRPQIPHYVAMYTAEQRQVLTVKPGVTGPSQIAFRDEEAILARAADPEQLYISQVMPAKLALDLGYVRHHTLFGDLGLILRTFTAILLPMVPGFRRKAQTD; this is encoded by the coding sequence ATGAAGCGCGCGTTTGACGTTGTGCTCTCTGCATTCGGTATCGCGCTTGTTTCGCCCATTTTGCTGATAGCGGCCATTGCTGTCCGGCGGTCGTCACCCGGTCCCATCTTCTTTCGACAGGATCGTGTTGGTCTTCGTGGCGAGTTGTTCAAGGTCTACAAGTTTCGTTCCATGACGGTAAACGACGCTGCCGGCCCTGCCGCATACGCCGGTGAGGCTCGCGTTACGGCGGCCGGGCGTATAATACGCCGCACGAAAATCGACGAGCTGCCCCAGCTCTTCAACGTGTTCCGAGGCGAAATGAGCCTCGTGGGCCCGCGTCCACAGATCCCACACTATGTTGCGATGTATACGGCGGAGCAGCGGCAGGTATTGACGGTAAAACCCGGTGTGACGGGGCCCTCGCAGATCGCCTTCCGTGACGAGGAGGCCATTCTGGCACGCGCAGCCGACCCTGAACAACTCTACATCAGCCAGGTCATGCCGGCAAAACTGGCGTTGGACCTGGGTTATGTGCGGCACCACACGCTATTCGGCGATCTGGGCCTGATTTTGCGGACTTTTACCGCCATCCTCCTCCCGATGGTACCGGGATTTCGGCGCAAGGCGCAGACGGATTGA
- the asnB gene encoding asparagine synthase (glutamine-hydrolyzing), with product MPAGTMAGALPITHRRQHHERRLHLMCGIGGWLGYVEDASSRAAVLARKMEHRGPDGTGIKLWPAAALTHNRLQIIDLSPLGAQPMSNEDGTVWIALNGEIFNHHALRSRLEAAGHTFRGRCDSEVVPHLYEEYGAGFVDHLTGQFAVAIYDVRHDLLHLARDRFGIKPLFYSVKPHLLAFASEIGALRTLPGIGASINMQAAADLAAMCYVPAPDTWYRDIAALQPGCHLTARLNGERVECRDRRYHTWCVAPNPAARLGASVDCASSLITEAVASQMESDVPLGALLSGGIDSSLVSAAAARALRGDLHTYNVQFPDRDYDETWAAVAAAESIGSHHETLEMTALDTSWESITSMLIHAGQPFADTSLFGVNAVSRLMRSRVTVALSGDGGDEAFGGYDAFWQVSQAARIQAMPRIVRRAVAVGAGAAGSVGAIPATWPVRLREMDGLGAAGLLANACCWMRPAEAKTWLAFDGAEPVTRLFEPQWRIELPAGCSKTEELSARLTEVFGRLVLPSDFLFKVDCASMRESLEVRVPMLDERLFEYGLTMPHALKVRKAEAKRVLRGVAQRWLPPAVARKPKRGFSVPMDRWTTDAFKAQLREELLSPNSPIAALYRPEKYRPVVEAFCAGRSLPGISRRGLFQRTFMLLSAHLFGGTTPPTP from the coding sequence ATGCCGGCAGGTACAATGGCAGGCGCGCTGCCGATCACCCACCGACGACAGCACCACGAAAGGCGACTACACCTCATGTGCGGTATCGGGGGCTGGCTCGGCTACGTTGAAGACGCATCCAGCCGGGCTGCCGTATTGGCTCGGAAGATGGAACACCGCGGCCCCGATGGAACCGGGATAAAGCTTTGGCCTGCCGCCGCGCTTACCCATAACCGTCTGCAGATTATCGACCTCTCGCCCCTCGGCGCGCAGCCGATGTCAAACGAGGATGGTACCGTCTGGATCGCCTTGAACGGCGAGATATTCAACCACCATGCCCTCCGCTCCCGCCTGGAAGCGGCGGGCCACACGTTTCGGGGACGATGCGACTCGGAGGTGGTCCCGCACCTTTACGAAGAGTACGGCGCCGGGTTTGTGGACCACCTGACGGGCCAGTTCGCGGTAGCGATCTATGATGTCCGGCATGACCTCTTGCACCTTGCCAGAGATCGATTTGGCATCAAACCACTCTTTTATTCGGTAAAGCCGCACCTGCTTGCATTCGCGAGCGAGATCGGCGCTCTGCGTACGCTTCCCGGCATTGGCGCTTCGATCAACATGCAGGCTGCGGCCGACCTGGCCGCGATGTGCTACGTGCCTGCACCCGACACGTGGTATAGAGATATTGCAGCTTTACAGCCTGGATGCCATCTGACGGCCAGGTTGAATGGCGAGCGCGTGGAGTGCCGCGACCGGCGGTACCACACCTGGTGCGTGGCGCCGAATCCGGCCGCACGGCTGGGGGCGTCGGTAGATTGTGCCTCGAGCCTGATCACCGAGGCAGTAGCCAGCCAGATGGAGAGCGACGTGCCCCTCGGCGCGCTGCTGAGCGGCGGAATCGACTCGTCACTCGTGAGCGCCGCCGCCGCGCGCGCGCTGCGCGGCGATCTGCACACGTACAATGTCCAGTTTCCAGATCGCGACTATGACGAGACCTGGGCAGCCGTCGCCGCGGCGGAATCCATCGGCTCTCACCACGAGACTTTGGAAATGACGGCGCTTGACACCTCGTGGGAATCGATCACGAGCATGCTGATCCATGCCGGCCAGCCCTTTGCCGATACCTCGCTGTTCGGTGTGAACGCCGTCTCGCGCCTGATGAGGTCTCGCGTTACGGTGGCTTTGTCCGGTGACGGCGGGGATGAAGCTTTTGGGGGCTACGACGCCTTCTGGCAGGTTTCCCAGGCGGCGCGCATTCAGGCGATGCCGCGGATCGTTCGCCGGGCTGTTGCGGTAGGCGCCGGCGCAGCCGGCAGCGTCGGCGCCATTCCGGCCACATGGCCGGTGCGACTGCGCGAGATGGATGGCCTCGGTGCGGCCGGGCTGCTTGCCAATGCCTGCTGCTGGATGCGCCCTGCTGAGGCAAAGACCTGGCTGGCATTTGACGGGGCCGAGCCCGTTACGCGGCTCTTTGAACCTCAGTGGCGCATCGAACTGCCCGCCGGCTGCAGCAAAACAGAGGAGCTATCTGCGCGCCTCACCGAAGTGTTCGGCCGGTTGGTGCTGCCGAGTGACTTTCTGTTCAAGGTCGATTGCGCTTCGATGCGCGAAAGCCTGGAGGTGCGGGTGCCGATGCTGGATGAGCGCCTATTTGAATATGGTCTCACGATGCCGCACGCACTGAAGGTGCGCAAAGCCGAGGCAAAGCGCGTTCTGCGGGGCGTTGCGCAGCGCTGGCTCCCGCCGGCCGTGGCGCGCAAGCCGAAACGCGGGTTCAGCGTACCGATGGACCGCTGGACGACCGATGCCTTCAAAGCACAGTTACGGGAGGAGCTGCTCTCGCCAAATTCGCCGATCGCGGCGCTGTATCGGCCGGAAAAGTACCGGCCGGTGGTTGAGGCGTTCTGCGCCGGCCGCAGCCTGCCCGGAATCTCGCGCCGCGGTCTATTCCAGCGCACATTCATGCTGCTTTCCGCACACCTCTTCGGCGGTACGACGCCACCCACCCCATAA